Proteins co-encoded in one Papaver somniferum cultivar HN1 chromosome 5, ASM357369v1, whole genome shotgun sequence genomic window:
- the LOC113281247 gene encoding putative pentatricopeptide repeat-containing protein At3g49142 — protein sequence MMRKQTLQRALHNLAEQLNPNILIHPIPDSSTCISLIKQCKTIESLKSLHASMIRSHLHLNLFFSTNLITQYSSLGSISHSYSIFSSTQTSDVFLWNVMIRCFVESSCYDRAVRLYCRMKEYGVRPDNYTFPFVVKACGHLQDVKLCRVVHGDVIEFGYEYDVFVDNSLITVYGKCEQVELSRQVFDRMSDRSLVSWSAMIGAYAQNGFYKEGFSVFRMMLSERIKPNRVAVLNVIPCVSSETDADEISGVIVDSRLDLEQSIQNAAMVMYSKCGRIDIARRIFEKIPDKDLVTWSSMIEAYAQADKPIEALDLFKQLKLQKVQYDYVTILSVIRACSSLGSLRQAQFIHGVITRCSFQNELILETALIDLYVKCGSLEYARKVFERMRKRNLISWSTIISGYGMHGRGREALLLFDQMKETEKPDHITFVSVLSACGHAGLIAEGWSCFHSMTKDFGLTPTSEHYACMVDLLGRAGQLNEAREFINNMLIKPESGVWGALLGACRIHSNVELAEFAAKSLFELDPENPGRYVLLSNIYKSMGKREEADRIRAVMKRKGVKKAAGHTIIDVKNKMYKFVVGDKSNPQTELIHKELEILMERIRREGYVPDTNFVLHDVEEEMKEKMLYLHSEKLAIVYGILNSSPGTVIRIKKNLRVCGDCHTATKFISKVTGREIVVRDSHRFHHFKGGECSCGDYW from the coding sequence ATGATGCGTAAACAAACACTCCAACGTGCTTTGCACAATCTTGCTGAACAACTAAATCCAAATATCTTAATCCATCCCATCCCTGACTCATCAACATGCATTTCACTCATCAAACAATGCAAGACCATCGAATCACTGAAATCCCTTCATGCTTCCATGATTCGTTCTCACCTTCACCTCAACCTCTTCTTTTCTACCAACCTCATTACTCAATACTCTTCTTTAGGTTCCATTTCTCACTCATATTCAATCTTCTCGTCTACGCAAACTTCCGATGTTTTCCTTTGGAACGTTATGATTCGATGCTTCGTGGAAAGTTCTTGTTATGATCGTGCAGTTCGTCTTTATTGCCGCATGAAAGAATACGGTGTCAGACCTGATAACTACACATTCCCTTTTGTTGTTAAGGCGTGTGGACATCTCCAAGACGTTAAGTTGTGTCGAGTGGTGCATGGAGATGTTATCGAGTTTGGGTATGAATACGATGTGTTCGTGGATAATTCTCTTATAACAGTGTATGGGAAATGCGAGCAAGTTGAGCTTTCTAGACAAGTGTTTGATAGAATGTCTGACAGAAGTTTAGTTTCGTGGAGTGCGATGATTGGTGCTTATGCACAAAATGGATTTTACAAGGAAGGGTTTTCTGTGTTTCGGATGATGTTAAGCGAGAGAATCAAACCGAATAGAGTTGCAGTGTTGAACGTAATTCCGTGTGTCAGTAGTGAGACTGATGCAGATGAAATTTCTGGAGTTATAGTAGATTCTAGACTTGATTTGGAACAGTCGATCCAAAATGCAGCAATGGTAATGTATTCGAAATGTGGGAGAATAGACATTGCTCGAAGAATTTTCGAAAAGATACCTGACAAGGATTTAGTAACTTGGAGTTCTATGATTGAAGCTTATGCTCAAGCTGATAAGCCAATCGAAGCATTGGATCTTTTCAAACAGTTGAAGCTGCAGAAGGTACAATACGATTATGTTACTATCCTTAGCGTTATTCGAGCATGTTCAAGTTTAGGTTCACTCAGACAAGCTCAGTTCATTCACGGGGTTATCACTAGATGCTCGTTCCAAAATGAATTAATATTAGAAACTGCGCTAATTGATCTTTATGTGAAATGCGGGAGCTTGGAATATGCTCGAAAAGTTTTTGAGAGAATGCGGAAACGGAATTTAATTTCATGGAGCACCATTATATCAGGTTATGGCATGCATGGCCGAGGAAGAGAAGCACTACTATTATTTGATCAGATGAAGGAAACCGAGAAGCCCGACCATATCACATTTGTTTCTGTCCTATCGGCTTGTGGTCATGCTGGATTGATAGCTGAAGGTTGGAGTTGCTTCCATTCTATGACAAAGGATTTTGGATTGACACCAACGTCTGAACATTATGCTTGTATGGTTGATCTCTTGGGTCGTGCTGGCCAGTTAAATGAAGCTCGAGAGTTCATCAATAATATGCTAATCAAACCAGAGTCTGGCGTCTGGGGTGCGCTGTTAGGTGCATGTAGAATTCATTCTAATGTTGAGCTTGCTGAATTTGCTGCAAAATCTCTTTTTGAATTGGATCCAGAAAACCCAGGTCGATATGTTTTGTTATCTAACATTTATAAATCTATGGGGAAGAGAGAAGAAGCGGATCGAATTAGAGCTGTAATGAAAAGGAAGGGTGTGAAAAAGGCTGCAGGTCACACCATTATTGACGTCAAGAATAAAATGTACAAGTTTGTGGTTGGGGACAAATCAAACCCCCAAACAGAACTGATACACAAAGAGTTAGAGATACTAATGGAAAGGATTCGCAGAGAAGGTTATGTACCAGATACGAACTTCGTATTACATGATGTCGAAGAAGAGATGAAGGAGAAGATGTTGTATTTGCATAGCGAAAAGCTAGCAATTGTGTATGGAATTCTGAACTCAAGTCCAGGAACTGTAATAAGAATCAAGAAGAATCTTCGGGTTTGTGGGGATTGTCATACTGCAACCAAGTTCATATCTAAGGTTACAGGAAGAGAGATTGTAGTGAGAGATTCTcatagattccaccatttcaaaGGTGGAGAATGTTCTTGTGGGGATTATTGGTGA
- the LOC113281252 gene encoding proteasome subunit beta type-1, whose product MAHKQQRFDPYDMNGGTCVAIAGADYCVIAADTRMSTGYSILTRDYSKLCKLADKCIMASGGFQADVKALQKALSAKHLIYQHQHGKQVSCPAMGQLLSNTLYYKRFFPYYAFNVLGGLDNEGKGCVYTYDAVGSYERVGYSAQGSGSTLIMPVLDNQLKSPSPLLLPAVDAVTPLSEAEAIDLVKDVFASATERDIYTGDRLEIMIVNAAGTRTEYVELRKD is encoded by the exons ATGGCTCACAAACAACAGCGATTTGATCCTTATGACATGAATGGAGG aacTTGTGTTGCGATCGCAGGAGCAGATTACTGTGTCATTGCAGCAGATACTAGGATGTCTACTGGTTACAGTATTCTTACACGAGATTACTCCAAACTTTGCAAATT GGCGGATAAATGTATAATGGCATCAGGGGGATTTCAGGCAGATGTGAAAGCTCTGCAGAAAGCCTTGTCTGCAAAGCACTTG ATCTATCAGCACCAACATGGGAAGCAGGTGAGCTGCCCTGCCATGGGGCAGCTGCTCTCCAATACCCTCTACTACAAACGTTTCTTTCCTTACTATGCTTTCAACGTCTTAGGTGGCCTTGATAATGAAG GAAAGGGTTGTGTTTACACTTATGATGCCGTGGGATCCTATGAGAGGGTTGGATACAGTGCTCAAGGTTCCGGTTCTACTCTTATCATGCCTGTTTTGGATAATCAACTGAAGTCTCCCAGCCCTCTCTTGTTACCTGCCGTG GATGCTGTGACTCCATTATCAGAAGCAGAAGCAATTGATTTGGTTAAAGATGTTTTTGCATCTGCAACTGAAAGAGATATCTACACT GGAGACAGGCTTGAAATAATGATCGTAAACGCAGCAGGTACCAGAACCGAGTACGTTGAGCTCAGGAAAGATTAG